A single genomic interval of Ramlibacter pinisoli harbors:
- a CDS encoding aldehyde dehydrogenase family protein produces the protein MQLHYIGNSGQRSASGRTIPVIDPSDGQPFDELQRGGPEDIDAAVKAARQCYDGVWSKLSGAERGRLLMRLSAKVAEHAEELAAIEQRDCGKPTKQARADALALVRYFEFYAGACDKLHGDTIPYLDGYSVLTWREPHGVTGHVIPWNYPMQIFGRSVGGALAAGNVCVVKPSEDACLSLLRVAQLAAEVGFPAGAINIVTGFGHEVGDALARHPDIDHISFTGSPRVGTLIQQVAAERHCPVTLELGGKSPQILFDDADLDAALPMVINAIVQNAGQTCSAGSRLLVQQSIYEPLLDRLGGLFANLRVGPAAMDLDVGPLIRASQQQRVWDFLSDAQVAAIPMVAQGQIVDEAPDTGYYQAPTLLRDVPVTHRLAQEEVFGPVLAAMPFQNEDEAVQLANATQFGLVAGIWTRDGGRQLRMARRVKSGQVFINNYGAGGGVELPFGGVKSSGYGREKGFEALYGFTTLKTVAIRHG, from the coding sequence ATGCAACTCCACTACATCGGCAACAGCGGCCAGCGCTCGGCGTCGGGCCGCACCATCCCCGTGATCGATCCGTCCGACGGCCAGCCGTTCGACGAACTCCAGCGCGGCGGCCCCGAAGACATCGACGCCGCGGTCAAGGCCGCGCGCCAGTGCTACGACGGGGTCTGGAGCAAGCTCAGTGGCGCCGAGCGCGGTCGCCTGCTGATGCGCCTGTCGGCCAAGGTGGCCGAGCATGCAGAGGAACTGGCCGCGATCGAGCAGCGTGACTGCGGCAAGCCCACCAAGCAGGCCCGCGCCGATGCCCTGGCCCTGGTGCGCTACTTCGAGTTCTATGCCGGCGCCTGCGACAAGCTGCACGGCGACACCATCCCCTACCTGGACGGCTACAGCGTCCTCACCTGGCGCGAGCCGCACGGCGTCACCGGGCACGTGATCCCCTGGAACTACCCGATGCAGATCTTCGGCCGCAGCGTCGGCGGCGCCCTGGCGGCCGGCAACGTCTGCGTGGTCAAGCCCTCGGAAGACGCCTGCCTGTCCCTGCTGCGGGTCGCGCAGCTCGCGGCGGAGGTCGGCTTCCCGGCCGGGGCCATCAACATCGTCACCGGCTTCGGGCACGAGGTCGGCGACGCACTGGCTCGGCACCCCGACATCGACCACATCAGCTTCACCGGCAGTCCCCGCGTCGGCACGCTGATCCAGCAGGTGGCGGCCGAGCGGCACTGCCCGGTGACGCTGGAGCTGGGCGGCAAGAGCCCGCAGATCCTGTTCGACGACGCCGACCTCGACGCCGCGCTGCCGATGGTGATCAACGCCATCGTGCAGAACGCCGGCCAGACCTGCTCGGCCGGCTCGCGCCTGCTGGTGCAGCAATCGATCTACGAGCCCCTGCTCGACCGGCTGGGCGGCCTGTTCGCCAACCTGCGCGTGGGCCCCGCCGCGATGGACCTCGACGTCGGCCCCCTGATCCGGGCCAGCCAGCAGCAGCGCGTCTGGGATTTCCTGTCCGATGCCCAGGTCGCCGCCATCCCCATGGTGGCCCAGGGCCAGATCGTCGACGAGGCGCCCGACACCGGGTACTACCAGGCCCCCACCCTGCTGCGTGACGTGCCGGTCACGCACCGGCTGGCGCAGGAGGAGGTGTTCGGCCCCGTGCTGGCCGCGATGCCCTTCCAGAACGAGGACGAGGCCGTGCAACTGGCCAACGCCACCCAGTTCGGCCTGGTGGCCGGCATCTGGACGCGCGACGGCGGGCGCCAGCTGCGCATGGCCCGGCGCGTCAAGAGCGGCCAGGTGTTCATCAACAACTACGGCGCCGGCGGCGGCGTCGAACTGCCGTTCGGCGGCGTCAAGTCCTCCGGCTACGGCCGCGAGAAGGGCTTCGAGGCGCTGTACGGCTTCACCACCCTCAAGACCGTGGCCATCCGGCACGGCTGA
- a CDS encoding SDR family oxidoreductase, with protein sequence MRVQDKSIIVTGAAQGIGEGIARRLAQEGARVIVNDLNADLGEKVVAAIRAAGGQASFFRADVTRSADVKALVQAAVDRHGKLDAMVNNAGWTHRNRPALEVSEDEFDKVYAINMKSIYLSTIHAVPAFRANKGGSFINIASTAGVRPRPGLTWYNGSKGAVITTSKSLAAEFGPDNIRVNCINPVFNPDTGLSAEFAGGPVDEERKARFRATIPLGRFSTALDVANAALYLASDEAAFISGVCIEVDGARCV encoded by the coding sequence ATGCGAGTCCAGGACAAATCCATCATCGTCACCGGCGCCGCCCAGGGCATCGGGGAAGGCATCGCCAGGCGGCTGGCGCAGGAAGGCGCCAGGGTCATCGTGAACGACCTCAATGCCGACCTCGGCGAGAAAGTGGTCGCCGCCATTCGAGCCGCCGGTGGCCAGGCATCGTTCTTCCGCGCCGACGTCACCAGGTCAGCCGACGTGAAGGCGCTGGTGCAGGCCGCCGTCGACCGCCACGGCAAGCTCGACGCCATGGTGAACAACGCCGGCTGGACCCACCGCAACCGCCCCGCGCTGGAAGTGAGCGAGGACGAGTTCGACAAGGTGTATGCCATCAACATGAAGAGCATCTACCTGTCGACCATCCATGCGGTGCCGGCCTTCCGCGCCAACAAGGGCGGCAGCTTCATCAACATCGCCTCCACCGCCGGCGTGCGGCCGCGGCCCGGCCTCACCTGGTACAACGGTTCCAAGGGCGCGGTCATCACCACCAGCAAGTCGCTGGCCGCCGAGTTCGGCCCCGACAACATCCGCGTGAACTGCATCAACCCGGTGTTCAACCCCGACACCGGCCTGTCGGCCGAGTTCGCCGGCGGCCCGGTCGACGAGGAGCGCAAGGCCAGGTTCCGCGCCACCATCCCGCTCGGCCGCTTCTCCACCGCGCTCGACGTGGCCAATGCCGCGCTGTACCTCGCCAGCGACGAGGCGGCGTTCATCTCGGGCGTCTGCATCGAGGTCGACGGCGCGCGCTGCGTCTGA
- the moaA gene encoding GTP 3',8-cyclase MoaA, whose product MAERVIPLVDQRGAALAARLPATPVAATGQLRDTLARPLRDLRISVTDRCNFRCSYCMPKEVFTKDYPYLPHADLLSFEEITRLARQFVAHGVHKIRLTGGEPLLRKNIEILVAQLAQLRTVDGEPVELALTTNGSLLARKARALKDAGLQRVTVSLDGLDDAVFRSMNDVDFPVAQVLDGIQAAREAGLGPVKVNMVVQRGTNEHEILPMARHFRGTGIVLRFIEYMDVGATNGWKMDQVLPSAEIVRRLDAEFPLQALDATAPGETAGRWAYRDGAGEVGVISSVTQAFCASCNRARLSTEGQLYLCLFATQGHDLRGLLRGGASDADLASAIGHIWQDRGDRYSELRGQLPPDAGGGRRRVEMSYIGG is encoded by the coding sequence ATGGCCGAGCGCGTGATCCCCCTCGTCGACCAGCGCGGTGCCGCGCTGGCTGCCCGCCTGCCCGCCACCCCCGTGGCCGCCACCGGGCAGTTGCGCGACACGCTGGCGCGGCCGCTGCGCGACCTGCGCATCAGCGTCACCGACCGCTGCAACTTCCGCTGCAGCTATTGCATGCCCAAGGAAGTCTTCACCAAGGACTACCCGTACCTGCCGCATGCGGACCTGCTGAGCTTCGAGGAGATCACCCGCCTGGCGCGGCAGTTCGTCGCCCACGGGGTGCACAAGATCCGGCTCACCGGCGGGGAACCGCTGCTGCGCAAGAACATCGAGATCCTGGTGGCGCAACTCGCCCAACTGCGCACGGTGGACGGCGAGCCGGTGGAACTGGCGCTCACCACCAACGGGTCGCTGCTGGCGCGCAAGGCCCGGGCCCTGAAGGACGCTGGCCTGCAGCGCGTCACGGTCAGCCTCGACGGGCTCGACGATGCCGTGTTCCGAAGCATGAACGACGTCGACTTCCCGGTCGCCCAGGTCCTCGACGGCATCCAGGCCGCGCGCGAGGCCGGGCTGGGCCCGGTGAAGGTCAACATGGTCGTGCAGCGCGGCACCAATGAACACGAGATCCTGCCGATGGCACGCCATTTCCGCGGCACCGGCATCGTGTTGCGCTTCATCGAGTACATGGACGTGGGCGCGACCAATGGCTGGAAGATGGACCAGGTGCTGCCGTCGGCCGAGATTGTGCGCCGCCTGGATGCCGAGTTCCCGCTGCAGGCGCTGGATGCCACCGCCCCCGGCGAGACCGCCGGGCGCTGGGCCTACCGCGACGGCGCCGGCGAGGTGGGCGTCATCAGCAGCGTCACCCAGGCCTTCTGCGCCAGCTGCAACCGGGCCCGCCTGTCCACTGAAGGGCAGCTGTACCTGTGCCTGTTCGCCACCCAGGGCCACGACCTGCGTGGCCTGCTGCGCGGCGGCGCCTCCGACGCCGACCTGGCCTCGGCCATCGGCCACATCTGGCAGGACCGCGGCGATCGCTATTCCGAACTGCGCGGCCAACTGCCGCCCGACGCCGGCGGCGGCCGCCGCCGTGTCGAAATGAGCTACATCGGCGGCTGA
- the mobA gene encoding molybdenum cofactor guanylyltransferase MobA yields the protein MPISDDITGLVLAGGRGSRMGGVDKGLQNFNGVPLALHTLLRLQPQVGDLLVNANRNLAAYESFGAPVWPDALPDFAGPLAGFLAGLEQCATPWLVTVPCDTPLFPVDLVARLAQAADAHDAEIAMASGPEQDGQLRTQPVFCLLRRELLESLVRFTHEGGRKIDAWTAQHHTVTVPFDAPGDDPRAFFNANTLAELRILEGR from the coding sequence ATGCCCATCAGTGACGACATCACCGGCCTCGTGCTGGCCGGCGGCCGCGGCTCCCGCATGGGCGGGGTCGACAAGGGCCTGCAGAACTTCAACGGCGTGCCGCTGGCCCTGCACACGCTGCTGCGCCTGCAGCCGCAGGTAGGCGACCTCCTGGTCAACGCCAACCGCAACCTGGCGGCGTACGAGTCGTTCGGCGCCCCGGTCTGGCCCGACGCCCTGCCCGACTTCGCGGGCCCGCTGGCCGGCTTCCTGGCCGGGCTGGAGCAATGCGCCACGCCCTGGCTGGTCACCGTCCCCTGCGACACGCCGCTGTTCCCGGTCGACCTGGTGGCGCGGCTGGCCCAGGCTGCCGACGCCCACGACGCCGAGATCGCGATGGCGAGCGGCCCCGAGCAGGACGGGCAGCTGCGCACCCAGCCGGTGTTCTGCCTGCTGCGCCGCGAGCTGCTGGAAAGCCTGGTCCGCTTCACCCACGAGGGCGGCCGCAAGATCGACGCCTGGACGGCGCAGCACCACACGGTGACGGTCCCCTTCGACGCCCCGGGTGACGACCCGCGCGCCTTCTTCAACGCCAACACCCTGGCCGAGCTGCGGATCCTGGAGGGGCGGTGA
- the glp gene encoding gephyrin-like molybdotransferase Glp: MKTLDQIAAELQGYDPQALPAAAVNAFLDRLAEPVSGAEDVALVDALGRVLAADVVSPFSVPPHDNSAMDGYAFDGAQLAADAPLQLQVVGTALAGAAWQGTVGAGQCLKIMTGAILPPGLDTVVPQEFTRPAADGRVEIPAGVLRRGDNRRLAGEDLMAGRPALLRGERLGPAACGLLASLGLPTVRVARRLRVAYFSTGNEILSLGEAPREGAVFDSNRYTVRGLLQRLGCEVVDLGVVRDEPALLEQAFRTAAAQADAVITSGGVSVGEADFTKAMMKQLGDVAFWKIAMRPGRPMAVGRIGGSVLFGLPGNPVAVMVTFLAFVRPALLRMMGCRDTSPPPLLRAHSLEPLRKKPGRTEYQRGIVSAAPDGTLQVRTTGNQGSGVLSSMVQANGLIVLHHAQGNVAVGDEVDVMVFEGVV, translated from the coding sequence GTGAAGACGCTGGACCAGATCGCGGCCGAGCTGCAAGGCTACGACCCGCAGGCCTTGCCGGCCGCCGCGGTCAATGCCTTCCTCGATCGCCTGGCCGAACCGGTCAGCGGCGCCGAGGACGTGGCCCTGGTCGATGCGCTGGGGCGCGTGCTGGCCGCCGACGTGGTCTCGCCGTTCAGCGTCCCGCCGCACGACAACAGCGCCATGGACGGCTACGCCTTCGACGGCGCGCAGCTGGCAGCCGATGCGCCGCTGCAGCTGCAGGTGGTCGGCACCGCGCTGGCCGGCGCTGCCTGGCAGGGCACGGTCGGTGCCGGCCAGTGCCTCAAGATCATGACCGGCGCCATCCTGCCGCCCGGCCTGGACACCGTGGTGCCGCAGGAGTTCACCCGGCCGGCGGCCGACGGCCGCGTCGAGATTCCCGCCGGCGTGCTGCGGCGCGGGGACAACCGACGCCTGGCCGGCGAGGACCTGATGGCCGGCCGGCCGGCCCTGTTGCGCGGCGAGCGCCTCGGCCCCGCCGCCTGCGGGCTGCTGGCCAGCCTGGGCCTGCCCACCGTCCGTGTCGCGCGCCGGCTGCGGGTGGCCTACTTCTCCACCGGCAACGAGATCCTCAGCCTCGGCGAGGCGCCGCGCGAAGGGGCGGTCTTCGACAGCAACCGCTACACGGTGCGCGGCCTGCTGCAGCGGCTCGGCTGCGAGGTGGTCGACCTGGGCGTGGTGCGCGACGAGCCGGCCTTGCTGGAGCAGGCTTTCCGCACCGCTGCCGCGCAGGCCGATGCGGTCATCACCAGCGGCGGAGTGAGCGTCGGCGAGGCCGACTTCACCAAGGCCATGATGAAGCAACTGGGCGACGTCGCGTTCTGGAAGATCGCCATGCGGCCGGGCCGGCCCATGGCCGTGGGCCGCATCGGCGGCTCCGTCCTGTTCGGCCTGCCGGGCAATCCGGTCGCGGTGATGGTCACGTTCCTGGCCTTCGTCCGACCCGCCCTGCTGCGCATGATGGGCTGCCGCGACACGTCCCCGCCACCTTTGCTGCGGGCGCACAGCCTCGAGCCCCTGCGCAAGAAGCCGGGCCGCACCGAATACCAGCGCGGCATCGTCAGCGCCGCGCCCGACGGCACGCTGCAGGTGCGCACCACCGGCAACCAGGGCTCCGGGGTGCTCAGCTCCATGGTGCAGGCCAACGGCCTCATCGTGCTGCACCACGCCCAGGGGAACGTGGCCGTGGGCGACGAGGTCGACGTCATGGTGTTCGAGGGCGTGGTCTAG